The genomic stretch GCGGAGTACTATCCGGGATTGGATCCGGGCTGGTATTTAGAGTAGACGGCAGCTCGGGAGGAACCGATATTATCGCCATGCTGTTGAAAAAATATTACGCATTTAACGTAAGCTATGTCGGCCTTGAAATTAACTGTGTCTTAATGACAATTGCGGCTTTCTTATTTGGCATAAAACCGGCAATGTATACCCTGCTTTCGATGTATGTTGGTGCTACGATTACTGATAAGGTAATCCAAGGTTTTAATAAAAAGAAGACTATAACTATCATTTCGGATTATAATGAGGCTATCGCCGATGCGATATTGACTGAAATCGGCAGGGGAATAACCTTCTTAAACGGCGAAGGCGCCTATACGAGTAACAAACGCAAAGTCATTTTTATCGTCGTCAAACTAACTCAAATTGCCAAAATAAAAAGGATTGTTAATGAGTTGGATACTAATGCTTTTATGATCGTGCAGGATGCGACTGAAGTACTTGGCAAAG from Veillonellales bacterium encodes the following:
- a CDS encoding YitT family protein, giving the protein MSLLINSRRRLLIRYASIGAGSLLCAVSINTFLVPHHLLSGGLAGIAMIAHYLFNWPIGLLVALMNVPLFYLAYQQFDKEFFFCALYGMLVFTLGIDLTRWLSPLQVVDDILLATIYGGVLSGIGSGLVFRVDGSSGGTDIIAMLLKKYYAFNVSYVGLEINCVLMTIAAFLFGIKPAMYTLLSMYVGATITDKVIQGFNKKKTITIISDYNEAIADAILTEIGRGITFLNGEGAYTSNKRKVIFIVVKLTQIAKIKRIVNELDTNAFMIVQDATEVLGKGFSLPG